The genomic DNA CCTTGGCAAGTTTCTCTATATCAAGGGATTCCCCAATCCCGCACCCCTTACAGATGTATACGCCGAATTTCTTTTCCATCCCTACCTCCTATTTCAAGCTCCGGATGCTCTTCATCGCAGCACCGGTCGCATCCTGGACTGACCTTGCAACATCAGCAGGGCTCTTTATGGTTCCCACCGCATATATCCCTTTCTTCAGGGCGCTGTCATCGACAAGCCCGTCGACCGTATGGGAAATATTCATCCCAACCTTCGAGCTTTTTGTCGTGGCTTCCATGCCCGTCGCAAGGACAACCATATCAAAGGTCTCCCTGATCTTTCCGCCGCCGTATATGTCTTCGACAACGACGGTAACATCCTTCGACCTTGCTTCTTCAGTAATACTCGCCACCTTGCCTTTCACAAACGTGACATTCGGATCATCCTTTATTTTCCAGTAGAATCGCTGCTCATAAAGGCCGGGGGTTCTTATGTCCATATAGAATATTTTCACTTTTGCATCAGGATACTGTTCCCGGACATACATTGCATGTTTTATTGAAGCAAGGCAGCAGATGTACGAACAATAGGGAAGATGGTTTTCATCCCTTGATCCTGCACACTGGACAAAGGCGATGTTTTTTACTTCTTTTCCGTCAGAGGGACGGATAATCTTTCCCTGCGTGGGGCCGTCGATCGCGGCCAACCTTTCAAGCATCATATTTGTTACCACATTCTGCACATTGCCTGCACCCAATATGTCCAATTTGCTCATGTCGT from Nitrospirota bacterium includes the following:
- a CDS encoding CoB--CoM heterodisulfide reductase iron-sulfur subunit A family protein is translated as MADNKSVLVIGGGMSGLTTAIEVAEAGHDAYIVEKNPYLGGRVAQINKYFWKLCPPNCGLEIQFKRIKNNPRIKFYTLAEVADIKGEEGNFEVAVTLHPRYVNDKCVGCDACAQACPASRSNDFNFGMNKSKAAYLPHDQAFPFKYVIDGAACSKDCMKPCLEACTYSAIDLDMKPETVTLKVGAVVLATGWNPYDMSKLDILGAGNVQNVVTNMMLERLAAIDGPTQGKIIRPSDGKEVKNIAFVQCAGSRDENHLPYCSYICCLASIKHAMYVREQYPDAKVKIFYMDIRTPGLYEQRFYWKIKDDPNVTFVKGKVASITEEARSKDVTVVVEDIYGGGKIRETFDMVVLATGMEATTKSSKVGMNISHTVDGLVDDSALKKGIYAVGTIKSPADVARSVQDATGAAMKSIRSLK